The following proteins are encoded in a genomic region of Streptomyces lunaelactis:
- a CDS encoding SpoIIE family protein phosphatase, protein MSAVTAAEDADLRGPLDVTRAATAVLDGDGTVVGWSPTAQELLGYPAQEVLGSPIGAFVVDRGGERQAAADLPAAAHFRRWVLHMRHRDGRVVRVATAMLSLSHAGGEPARLLAMAAAEETEQWEALQAMLRGLATQSPVGLAIYDTDLRVVWTNFALFQEMGTAQYVGMGPDDMVTNGEILSPSFPETLEETMRHVLVTGEPVIELHYRGRPPVDPERDHVWSCSYYRLQDVGGATLGVCEETVDITDRYLAQQRLDLLVRAGRCVGTTLDMTRTAQELCEVSVPHFADAVTVDLLEAVLEGDQPTPGTVTARRLVRVWGGPDGEAPAQGEARTDGRERIDYLPDSPQARSLSSGRAVQERPAGGDGVQLPPHSRLVVPLRAEGATLGVVTFAWERHPDPFDAGELAVADELVARAAVCLDNARRFTREHTAALMLQRSLLPQNLPRQSAVELAYRYLPADSGAGVGGDWFDVITLSGTRVGLVVGDVVGHGLRAAATMGRVRTSVRVLARLDLAPDELLARLDDLIEQPAGERAADEQPAGERTVVRAGGDEVPDDEAVGVTCLYAVYDPVSGLCCMARAGHPLPAVVDPATGSVSFPDLPAGPPLGLGGLPFESAELKLPEGSLIALFTDGLVQGRDRDPDTGLSGLSDVLAGHRRPLDELSDQAVARLLPGPVEDDAALLLVRTRMLDGHQVAEWELAADPEEVGRARTEAAELVGEWGLDELVFTTELVVSELVTNAIRYASGPIHLRLIRDETLICEVSDTGHTSPHLRRAAGDDEGGRGLFLVAQLTQQWGTRYTPSGKTIWAEQALPPPAT, encoded by the coding sequence ATGAGCGCGGTCACCGCGGCCGAGGACGCCGACCTGCGCGGCCCTCTCGATGTCACGAGAGCCGCCACCGCCGTACTGGATGGTGACGGCACGGTCGTCGGCTGGAGTCCGACGGCACAGGAGCTGCTGGGCTACCCGGCGCAGGAGGTTCTCGGGAGCCCGATCGGCGCCTTCGTGGTGGACCGTGGGGGAGAGCGGCAGGCGGCCGCGGACCTGCCGGCCGCGGCCCACTTCCGCCGGTGGGTGCTCCATATGCGGCACCGGGACGGCCGCGTCGTCCGCGTGGCCACGGCCATGCTCTCGCTGTCCCACGCGGGCGGCGAGCCCGCCCGGCTGCTGGCGATGGCGGCCGCGGAGGAGACGGAGCAGTGGGAGGCCCTGCAGGCTATGCTCCGCGGTCTCGCCACCCAGTCACCCGTCGGTCTTGCCATCTACGACACGGATCTGCGGGTGGTGTGGACGAACTTCGCCCTGTTCCAGGAGATGGGCACCGCGCAGTACGTCGGTATGGGCCCGGACGACATGGTGACCAACGGCGAGATCCTGTCCCCGTCTTTTCCGGAGACGCTGGAGGAGACCATGCGGCATGTGCTCGTCACCGGCGAGCCCGTCATAGAGCTGCACTACCGCGGCCGCCCGCCCGTGGACCCGGAACGCGATCACGTGTGGTCGTGTTCGTACTACCGGCTGCAGGACGTCGGGGGCGCCACGCTGGGCGTGTGCGAGGAGACGGTGGACATCACCGATCGCTACCTCGCACAGCAGCGTCTGGATCTGCTGGTGCGGGCGGGCCGCTGTGTGGGCACGACCTTGGACATGACCCGCACCGCGCAGGAGCTCTGCGAGGTCAGCGTCCCGCACTTCGCCGATGCGGTCACGGTCGACCTCCTGGAGGCGGTGCTGGAAGGTGATCAGCCCACGCCGGGGACCGTGACCGCCCGACGCCTCGTCCGGGTGTGGGGAGGCCCGGACGGCGAGGCGCCGGCCCAGGGGGAAGCAAGGACCGATGGCCGGGAGCGCATCGACTATCTCCCGGATTCGCCGCAGGCGCGCAGCCTGTCCTCGGGACGCGCTGTACAGGAACGCCCGGCGGGCGGCGATGGGGTGCAACTGCCGCCGCACTCACGGCTGGTCGTGCCCCTGCGGGCCGAAGGCGCCACGCTCGGAGTGGTCACGTTCGCGTGGGAGCGCCACCCCGACCCGTTCGACGCCGGTGAACTGGCAGTGGCCGACGAGCTCGTCGCACGCGCAGCCGTATGCCTCGACAACGCCCGCCGCTTCACCCGTGAGCACACCGCGGCCCTCATGCTGCAGCGCAGTCTGCTGCCGCAGAACCTGCCGCGGCAGAGTGCTGTCGAGCTGGCGTACCGCTATCTGCCCGCGGACAGCGGGGCCGGGGTCGGCGGCGACTGGTTCGACGTGATCACCCTGTCGGGTACGCGGGTGGGCCTCGTGGTGGGCGATGTGGTGGGCCACGGTCTGCGCGCCGCCGCCACCATGGGACGGGTGCGCACCAGCGTCCGTGTGCTCGCCCGGCTGGACCTCGCGCCCGACGAACTCCTCGCGCGCCTGGACGACTTGATCGAGCAGCCGGCCGGCGAGCGGGCCGCCGACGAGCAGCCGGCCGGCGAGCGAACGGTCGTCCGCGCCGGGGGCGACGAGGTGCCCGATGATGAGGCGGTGGGGGTGACCTGTCTGTACGCCGTGTACGACCCGGTGTCCGGACTGTGCTGCATGGCGCGGGCCGGCCACCCGCTTCCCGCCGTCGTCGACCCCGCGACCGGCTCCGTCAGCTTCCCCGACCTCCCCGCGGGCCCGCCCCTCGGCCTGGGTGGCCTGCCCTTCGAGAGCGCGGAGCTGAAACTGCCGGAGGGCAGCCTCATCGCCCTGTTCACCGACGGCCTCGTCCAGGGCCGCGACCGGGACCCCGATACCGGGCTCAGCGGGCTCAGCGACGTTCTCGCCGGGCATCGGCGCCCGCTGGACGAGCTGAGCGACCAGGCCGTCGCGCGGCTGCTGCCGGGCCCGGTGGAGGACGACGCTGCGCTGCTCCTCGTACGGACCCGGATGCTGGACGGCCATCAGGTGGCCGAGTGGGAGCTGGCCGCCGATCCGGAAGAGGTCGGCCGCGCCCGTACCGAGGCAGCCGAACTGGTCGGCGAATGGGGCCTCGACGAGCTCGTCTTCACCACCGAACTGGTGGTGAGCGAGCTCGTCACCAACGCCATCCGGTATGCCTCGGGACCGATCCATCTGCGGCTCATCCGCGACGAGACCCTGATCTGCGAGGTCTCCGACACCGGACACACCTCACCCCATCTGCGCCGCGCCGCCGGCGACGACGAAGGCGGTCGCGGCCTCTTCCTCGTAGCGCAGCTGACCCAGCAGTGGGGCACGCGCTACACACCCAGCGGCAAGACCATCTGGGCCGAGCAGGCCCTGCCGCCGCCCGCTACCTGA
- a CDS encoding SpoIIE family protein phosphatase, whose product MRGTAAGEHAGCVTWYGAAGFTPLSKGRVIPERPNSLSGVPDELALVLAQAAVSAIEAAGGYGGGVYLRSGTPGLLRLAVLAGLPGPLFRPWWRMHVNRPFPVAEAHRSGQAVHLADAEEAMRRFPQLMAGMPFPFGSLYTPVVSGREKFGVLVVLRPATPGKKVGYADRRRMENTAQRLASALAELGADGTPVEWEGEPLSVQLPAVTTPPVRIGHLDWDLDGGSVDADEDLCAIIGIDPENFAGTIEALVERLAQEDVYGLWAIARQAAESGRPVARRMRLRGPDGRPHLLELSVRASPSGAGPGSHLTGFLVDLGTGPIVAEATDRIPRAILSLDRLGRITYVNHGAETLLGHARSDLAGRVLWEVLPWFGQPAYEDHYRAALLSHDPVHFMARREPTEWLSVSLYPGHDGLTVTLAAADQPSYAPGSVLRPGAGLGSPADRASALYRPVALAIALTEAVTARQVSAVVTEELLPAFGGRQLAIYLLKERHLYLAWETGFPQGFLDRFDGVGLDVRLPGVETLTSGRPMFFESMERLSAAYPGIPMDANVGARAFLPLIASGRPVGSCILGFEQPRGFSPEERTVLTALAGLIAQALQRAQRYDTEAALARGLQDALLPHRLPVFEQVDTVGRYLPGTQGMEVGGDWYDVIETGRGLALIIGDVQGHGVAAAATMGQLRSAVRAFALSGHDPQEVVSGTNRLLIDLDPGQFASCCYILLDPATGITHAVRAGHPQPLLRHPDGRTEVLDLPGGVVLGVDVDASYPVTDLRLEPGAVLALYTDGLVEQPGIDIDFGIEQLRSTLAADAGPSSLADTADRLIREAKHATDRPDDIALLLAARWDDASRTTTERTL is encoded by the coding sequence ATGCGCGGCACCGCTGCCGGGGAGCATGCTGGCTGTGTGACCTGGTACGGCGCGGCCGGGTTCACCCCGCTGAGCAAGGGCCGGGTGATACCCGAGAGACCGAACAGCCTCAGCGGAGTTCCGGACGAACTGGCGCTGGTGCTCGCACAAGCCGCAGTGAGCGCGATCGAAGCCGCCGGCGGGTACGGCGGCGGTGTCTATCTGCGCTCCGGAACGCCGGGGCTGCTGCGGCTGGCCGTCCTCGCCGGGCTGCCGGGGCCGCTGTTCCGCCCCTGGTGGCGGATGCATGTGAACCGGCCGTTCCCGGTGGCCGAGGCCCACCGCTCGGGCCAGGCCGTCCATCTCGCCGACGCCGAGGAGGCCATGCGCCGGTTCCCGCAGCTCATGGCAGGTATGCCGTTCCCCTTCGGCTCGCTGTACACACCGGTCGTCAGCGGCCGCGAGAAGTTCGGGGTGCTGGTGGTGCTGCGCCCGGCCACGCCCGGGAAGAAGGTCGGCTACGCGGACCGCCGCCGCATGGAGAACACGGCACAGCGGCTCGCCAGTGCCCTCGCCGAGCTGGGCGCGGACGGAACGCCCGTCGAATGGGAGGGCGAACCGCTGTCCGTCCAGCTGCCCGCGGTCACCACGCCGCCGGTGCGGATCGGTCACCTCGACTGGGACCTCGACGGCGGCAGCGTGGACGCCGACGAGGACCTGTGCGCCATCATCGGCATCGATCCGGAGAACTTCGCCGGCACCATCGAGGCGCTGGTGGAGCGGCTGGCGCAGGAGGACGTGTACGGACTGTGGGCCATCGCCCGCCAGGCGGCGGAGTCGGGCCGGCCGGTGGCGCGCAGGATGCGGCTGCGCGGACCCGACGGCCGGCCGCACCTGCTCGAACTCTCCGTCCGCGCGAGCCCCTCGGGTGCCGGTCCAGGGAGCCATCTGACCGGCTTCCTGGTGGATCTCGGCACCGGACCGATCGTCGCCGAGGCGACCGACCGGATCCCGCGAGCGATCCTCTCGCTCGACCGGCTCGGCCGGATCACCTATGTCAACCACGGCGCGGAGACTCTGCTCGGCCACGCACGCTCCGACCTGGCCGGGCGCGTCCTGTGGGAGGTACTGCCGTGGTTCGGGCAGCCCGCGTACGAGGACCACTACCGGGCCGCACTGCTCTCCCACGATCCCGTCCACTTCATGGCCCGCCGCGAGCCGACGGAATGGCTGTCGGTCTCGCTCTACCCCGGCCACGACGGCCTGACCGTCACGCTCGCCGCCGCGGACCAACCCTCGTACGCACCAGGGTCTGTCCTCAGGCCGGGTGCCGGACTCGGCTCCCCGGCCGACCGGGCGTCAGCGCTGTACCGCCCGGTCGCCCTGGCGATCGCGCTGACGGAGGCCGTCACTGCCCGCCAGGTGTCCGCGGTGGTCACGGAGGAGCTGCTGCCCGCCTTCGGCGGCCGTCAACTGGCGATCTACCTGCTGAAGGAGAGACACCTCTACCTGGCCTGGGAGACCGGCTTCCCGCAGGGGTTCCTCGACCGCTTCGACGGTGTGGGGCTCGACGTCCGGCTGCCCGGCGTCGAGACGCTCACCTCGGGGCGCCCCATGTTCTTCGAGTCCATGGAACGCCTGTCCGCCGCCTATCCGGGGATCCCCATGGACGCCAATGTCGGTGCCAGGGCCTTCCTGCCGCTGATCGCCTCCGGACGGCCGGTCGGTTCCTGCATCCTCGGCTTCGAGCAGCCGCGGGGTTTCAGTCCCGAAGAGCGCACAGTTCTCACCGCCCTCGCCGGGCTCATCGCGCAGGCCCTCCAACGTGCCCAGCGCTACGACACCGAAGCGGCCCTCGCCCGCGGCCTGCAGGACGCCCTGCTGCCGCACCGGCTGCCCGTGTTCGAGCAGGTCGACACCGTCGGGCGATACCTCCCCGGCACCCAGGGAATGGAGGTCGGAGGCGACTGGTACGACGTCATCGAGACCGGCCGGGGGCTTGCTCTGATCATCGGGGACGTACAGGGACACGGTGTCGCCGCCGCGGCCACCATGGGGCAACTGCGCAGCGCCGTACGCGCCTTCGCCCTGAGCGGGCACGATCCGCAGGAGGTGGTGAGCGGCACCAACCGGCTGCTCATCGACCTCGATCCGGGCCAGTTCGCCAGCTGCTGCTACATCCTCCTCGACCCGGCCACCGGCATCACCCACGCCGTACGGGCCGGGCACCCGCAGCCCCTGCTGCGCCACCCCGACGGCAGGACCGAGGTCCTGGACCTCCCCGGCGGCGTCGTGCTCGGCGTCGACGTCGACGCGTCCTACCCCGTCACCGACCTGCGGCTCGAACCGGGCGCCGTTCTGGCCCTCTACACCGACGGACTGGTGGAGCAGCCCGGAATCGACATCGACTTCGGCATCGAGCAACTGCGCAGCACACTCGCCGCCGACGCCGGCCCGTCCTCGCTCGCCGACACGGCGGACCGCCTGATCCGCGAGGCCAAACACGCGACCGACCGGCCGGACGACATCGCGCTGCTGCTCGCCGCCCGCTGGGACGACGCCTCCCGGACGACGACGGAGCGGACGCTATGA
- a CDS encoding SPW repeat protein — MTTHPRIEEHPDLAEMRSRFERATTTPRAQAIETLALLTGLYLAASPWIVGFNGLTTLAVCNLITGAAYVLCMGGFGSAYERTHAMAWCAIAIGAWTIVAPWVVAGNVDTTRSIVSNVIVGAVALLLGLAMAAMDDRMTGRMTGRMTGRARAGAAPNMDPMR, encoded by the coding sequence ATGACCACCCATCCTCGCATCGAAGAACACCCCGACCTCGCAGAGATGCGCTCCCGGTTCGAACGGGCGACCACCACTCCCCGTGCACAGGCGATAGAGACGCTGGCCCTGCTCACGGGTCTGTATCTGGCCGCCTCACCGTGGATAGTCGGGTTCAACGGCCTCACCACGCTGGCCGTGTGCAATCTGATCACCGGCGCCGCCTACGTGCTGTGCATGGGCGGCTTCGGCTCGGCATACGAGCGGACCCACGCGATGGCCTGGTGCGCCATAGCCATCGGCGCGTGGACGATCGTCGCTCCGTGGGTCGTGGCCGGCAACGTCGATACGACCCGCAGCATCGTCAGCAACGTCATCGTCGGCGCCGTGGCTCTGCTGCTCGGCCTGGCCATGGCCGCGATGGACGACCGCATGACCGGCCGCATGACCGGCCGCATGACCGGCCGGGCCCGCGCCGGCGCGGCCCCGAACATGGACCCGATGCGCTGA
- a CDS encoding FAD-binding oxidoreductase gives MDDTTLEAMRTALRGPVIGPKDLEYPQARTIYNAMIDRRPAAVVRCTDAADVMAAVDFIRDRGLELAVRGGGHSGPGLCLVDDGVTIDLSPMRWARVDPGAETARVGGGTLLGDLDHAAHGFGLATPAGIMSTTGVGGLTLGGGHGHLTRKYGLTVDNLLSADVVLADGSSVTASESENPDLFWALRGGGGNFGIVTSFRFRLHPVHTVGVAITVWPVDRTPEVLHWYREFLPQAPDDLNGFYALLVVPPGPPFPEEIHGQKMCGVVWCWTGDPDRLEEILTPVNEPGPPAFHFTTPMPYPALQTMFDELIPTGLQWYWRGGFFDRITDEAIDVHLKYGENIPTDLSTMHLYPVDGAAGRVGRDDTAWSYRDAVWSGVIAGIDPDPANAETVRQWATDYEEALRPYSMGGSYVNFIGAGEGQERVRATYRDHYDRLAGIKRTYDPDNLFRANQNIEAAPQQ, from the coding sequence ATGGACGACACCACTCTGGAAGCGATGCGGACCGCGCTGCGCGGTCCCGTGATCGGCCCGAAGGACCTGGAGTACCCCCAGGCCCGCACGATCTACAACGCGATGATCGACCGCCGCCCGGCCGCCGTCGTGCGATGCACGGACGCGGCGGACGTCATGGCCGCGGTCGACTTCATCCGCGACCGCGGTCTCGAACTCGCCGTCCGCGGCGGCGGACACAGCGGCCCCGGCCTGTGTCTGGTGGACGACGGCGTCACCATCGACCTGTCGCCGATGCGCTGGGCGCGCGTCGACCCCGGCGCCGAGACGGCCCGGGTCGGTGGTGGCACGCTGCTCGGCGACCTCGACCACGCCGCCCACGGCTTCGGTCTCGCCACGCCCGCCGGCATCATGTCGACGACCGGCGTCGGGGGCCTCACGCTCGGTGGCGGTCACGGCCACCTCACCCGTAAGTACGGTCTGACCGTGGACAACCTGCTGTCCGCGGACGTCGTGCTCGCCGACGGCAGCAGCGTCACCGCGAGCGAGAGCGAGAACCCGGACCTGTTCTGGGCACTGCGCGGCGGCGGCGGGAACTTCGGCATCGTCACCTCGTTCCGATTCCGGCTGCACCCGGTGCACACCGTGGGCGTCGCGATCACCGTCTGGCCGGTCGACCGCACCCCCGAGGTGCTGCACTGGTACCGCGAATTCCTGCCCCAGGCGCCCGACGACCTGAACGGCTTCTACGCGCTGCTCGTCGTGCCGCCGGGACCGCCCTTCCCCGAAGAGATCCACGGCCAGAAGATGTGCGGCGTCGTGTGGTGCTGGACAGGCGATCCGGACCGCCTCGAGGAGATCCTCACGCCCGTGAACGAGCCGGGCCCGCCGGCCTTCCACTTCACGACACCGATGCCGTACCCCGCACTGCAGACCATGTTCGACGAGCTGATCCCCACCGGACTGCAGTGGTACTGGCGGGGAGGCTTCTTCGACCGGATCACGGACGAGGCCATCGACGTGCACCTCAAGTACGGCGAGAACATCCCCACCGACCTGTCGACCATGCACCTCTACCCGGTGGACGGGGCCGCCGGCCGGGTCGGACGGGACGACACCGCGTGGAGCTACCGGGACGCCGTCTGGTCCGGTGTCATCGCCGGCATCGACCCCGACCCTGCCAACGCCGAGACCGTCAGGCAGTGGGCCACCGACTACGAGGAGGCGCTGCGCCCGTACTCCATGGGCGGTTCGTACGTGAACTTCATCGGTGCGGGTGAGGGCCAGGAACGGGTCAGGGCCACCTACCGGGACCACTACGACAGGCTCGCGGGAATCAAGCGGACCTACGACCCGGACAACCTCTTCCGTGCCAACCAGAACATCGAGGCCGCCCCGCAGCAATGA
- a CDS encoding sulfite oxidase: protein MDARIGDISRPGRLAEPDEGIGLEELALAARNHGLPLEAMRCDLTPAGLHYVLIHYDIPAADADAWELTVRGRVRTPLTLDMETLRSFPATTQRVTMECAGNGRALLSPRPVSQPWLVEGVGCAEWTGVPLRTLLAEAGVERDAVEAVFTGADHGVERGIEQDYQRSLPLPVATGGDPEVLVAYEMNGHPLPPQHGHPLRLIVPGWYGMAHVKWLRDISLTDTPFTGFQQAVAYRYRQSADDPGEPVTRIAPRALMIPPGFPDFMSRTRVVRPGQVRLEGRAWSGRAPVTGVEVSTDDGRSWTGTELAPPDGHDWAWRRWQASWTATPGSHVLSVRAADADGHTQPLAQPWNRGGFANNLVQRISVLCPRDD from the coding sequence ATGGACGCTCGTATCGGTGACATCAGCCGGCCGGGGCGCCTCGCGGAACCCGACGAGGGCATCGGCCTGGAGGAACTGGCGCTGGCGGCCCGTAACCACGGCTTGCCGCTTGAGGCCATGCGCTGCGACCTCACCCCGGCCGGACTGCACTACGTACTGATCCACTACGACATCCCCGCCGCCGACGCCGACGCGTGGGAACTCACCGTGCGCGGCCGGGTCCGCACCCCGCTGACCCTGGACATGGAGACCCTCAGGTCCTTCCCGGCCACCACACAGCGCGTGACGATGGAGTGCGCCGGCAACGGCCGCGCCCTGCTCTCGCCGCGGCCGGTGAGCCAGCCGTGGCTGGTCGAAGGGGTCGGCTGCGCCGAGTGGACCGGCGTGCCGCTGCGCACGCTGCTCGCCGAGGCGGGGGTGGAGCGCGATGCCGTCGAGGCCGTGTTCACCGGGGCCGACCATGGCGTCGAGCGGGGCATCGAGCAGGACTATCAGCGCAGTCTGCCGTTGCCGGTGGCCACCGGCGGCGATCCGGAGGTGCTGGTGGCGTACGAGATGAACGGCCATCCCCTGCCGCCACAGCACGGCCATCCACTGCGGCTGATCGTCCCCGGCTGGTACGGCATGGCGCATGTGAAGTGGCTGCGCGACATCTCTCTCACCGACACCCCGTTCACCGGATTCCAGCAGGCGGTGGCCTACCGCTACCGGCAGTCGGCCGACGATCCGGGCGAGCCGGTCACCCGGATCGCCCCTCGCGCGCTGATGATCCCGCCGGGGTTCCCGGACTTCATGTCCCGCACCCGTGTCGTACGGCCCGGTCAGGTGCGGCTGGAGGGCCGGGCCTGGTCCGGCCGGGCGCCGGTGACAGGCGTGGAAGTCAGCACCGACGACGGCCGTTCCTGGACCGGAACCGAACTCGCACCGCCGGACGGGCACGACTGGGCCTGGCGGCGCTGGCAGGCCTCCTGGACTGCCACGCCCGGCAGCCATGTGCTCAGCGTCCGCGCCGCCGACGCCGATGGCCACACTCAGCCCCTCGCTCAGCCCTGGAACCGCGGCGGGTTCGCCAACAACCTCGTCCAGCGGATCTCGGTCCTGTGCCCGCGCGACGACTGA
- a CDS encoding glycoside hydrolase family 15 protein, producing the protein MRHYPPIADHGMIGDLQTAALVSSDGAIDWFCAPRFDSPSIFAALLDHDRGGSFRISAEHQDARITQLYLPDTAVLVTRFLTAEGVGEVVDFMPVDTPGTATDRHRIFRVMRVVRGSMRFTVECRPRFDYGRATHSLTLGESGRTALFTGPGIDVHLQSSAPLNADNGSDVRGAVTLQAGEFGAVVLTTSTGGGPPPAPLDAAAARSTWQATVRFWHQWLRTSRYRGRWRQTVNRSAITLKLLTYAPTGAPIAAATAGLPEQIGGERNWDYRYTWIRDASLSVKSLIDLGFSDEANSFRRWLAARVTAGATASGGPLQIMYRVDGDPRLSEEILDHLEGYRGSFPVRIGNGAADQLQLDIYGEAAFAIAQVGGVAETAGYEGWQAVVGVLDWLAGAWDQPDEGIWETRGGRQDFTYSRLMSWVAFDRGIRLAREYARPADLDRWTATRDAIFVQVMERGWSEKRRAFVQHYDTDVLDASLLLMPLVGFVAPRDPRWLATLDAIERELVSDSLVYRYDPAASPDGLRGAEGTFTLCTFHYVSALARAGRTDEARYAFEKMLTYANHVGLFAEEIGPTGEQLGNFPQAFTHLSLITAAMALDAALDKTEGLG; encoded by the coding sequence ATGCGCCATTACCCGCCCATCGCCGACCACGGCATGATCGGGGATTTGCAGACCGCCGCTCTGGTGTCGTCCGACGGAGCGATCGACTGGTTCTGCGCGCCGCGCTTCGACTCGCCCAGCATCTTCGCCGCCCTGCTCGACCACGACCGGGGCGGCAGTTTCAGGATCTCGGCCGAACATCAGGACGCCAGAATCACCCAGCTCTACCTCCCCGACACCGCCGTCCTTGTCACCCGCTTCCTCACCGCCGAGGGAGTGGGCGAGGTGGTGGACTTCATGCCGGTGGACACGCCCGGAACCGCGACGGACCGGCACCGGATCTTCCGGGTGATGCGCGTCGTGCGCGGCAGTATGCGGTTCACCGTGGAGTGCCGGCCCCGCTTCGACTACGGCCGTGCCACGCACTCCCTCACCCTGGGCGAGTCGGGCCGCACCGCCCTCTTCACCGGTCCCGGCATCGACGTACACCTGCAGAGCTCGGCACCGCTGAACGCCGACAACGGCAGCGATGTCCGGGGCGCCGTCACGCTCCAGGCGGGAGAGTTCGGTGCCGTCGTACTGACCACCAGCACCGGCGGCGGGCCACCGCCCGCGCCCCTGGACGCCGCGGCGGCGCGGTCCACCTGGCAGGCGACGGTACGGTTCTGGCACCAGTGGCTGCGGACCTCCCGGTACCGCGGCCGCTGGCGCCAGACCGTGAACCGCTCGGCCATCACGCTCAAGCTGCTCACGTACGCGCCCACGGGCGCCCCGATCGCCGCCGCCACCGCGGGACTGCCCGAGCAGATCGGCGGCGAACGCAACTGGGACTATCGCTACACCTGGATCCGGGACGCCTCGCTGTCCGTAAAATCCCTGATCGATCTGGGCTTCAGCGACGAGGCCAACTCCTTCCGGCGCTGGCTCGCCGCGCGGGTGACCGCGGGCGCGACCGCCTCTGGTGGGCCGCTGCAGATCATGTACCGGGTGGACGGCGACCCGCGGTTGAGCGAGGAGATCCTCGACCATCTGGAGGGCTACCGCGGTTCGTTCCCGGTGCGTATCGGCAACGGGGCCGCCGACCAGCTCCAGTTGGACATCTATGGCGAGGCGGCGTTCGCCATAGCTCAGGTCGGTGGCGTCGCGGAGACCGCCGGCTACGAGGGCTGGCAGGCCGTCGTCGGTGTCCTGGACTGGCTCGCCGGCGCCTGGGACCAGCCCGACGAGGGCATTTGGGAGACCCGCGGCGGCCGCCAGGACTTCACCTACAGCCGGCTGATGTCCTGGGTGGCCTTCGACCGCGGCATCCGCCTGGCCCGGGAGTACGCGCGCCCCGCCGATCTGGACCGCTGGACCGCCACCCGCGACGCGATCTTCGTGCAGGTGATGGAGCGCGGCTGGAGCGAGAAACGCCGGGCCTTCGTCCAGCACTACGACACCGACGTCCTGGACGCCTCTCTGCTGCTGATGCCGCTCGTCGGGTTCGTCGCGCCCAGGGACCCGCGCTGGCTGGCCACGCTGGATGCCATCGAGCGCGAGCTGGTCTCCGACAGCCTCGTCTACCGCTACGACCCGGCCGCCTCCCCCGACGGACTGCGGGGCGCCGAGGGCACCTTCACCCTGTGCACCTTCCACTATGTGTCCGCGCTGGCCCGCGCGGGGCGGACCGACGAGGCACGCTACGCCTTCGAGAAGATGCTCACGTACGCCAACCATGTCGGGCTGTTCGCAGAGGAGATCGGGCCGACGGGAGAGCAACTGGGCAACTTTCCCCAGGCGTTCACGCATCTGTCGCTGATCACGGCGGCCATGGCACTGGACGCCGCGCTCGACAAGACCGAGGGCTTGGGCTAG